From the Daucus carota subsp. sativus chromosome 8, DH1 v3.0, whole genome shotgun sequence genome, one window contains:
- the LOC108197511 gene encoding L-type lectin-domain containing receptor kinase VIII.2, translating into MFEFVTFRYIISLLIFVLCFDTLAADSRSFYFKNFSKDSNFESQLALLGDSKVDNDSLCVELTGSVVHSAGRVVYKKPFRLLEGKPSSLVSFSTYFSFSMSQDSGDDLLFFMVPVDFAVDEFDGGSFGLLGQRKLRFLSVEFDTSKDRKYSDLDDNHVGVNVSSFVSVKVSNVSSMKLVLNNGEKLQAWIDYEASSKKLEVRLNALGRVRPVDPLLSYSIDVSKIWKGDEVFVGLSSSNENSSQKCNVCSWSFKARQAPQWMHSEPLDPESTVVEKTKVPTVHKRSDCFLKVLAALIVGTACGALGTFFVLFVWTISGTNKRTVVPVLPEQYAMHPEEFENKKFKIVIDESKK; encoded by the coding sequence ATGTTTGAGTTTGTCACTTTCAGGTATATCATAAGTCTACTTATCTTTGTTCTTTGTTTTGATACACTAGCTGCTGATTCAAGATCTTTTTATTTCAAGAACTTTAGTAAAGATTCAAACTTTGAGTCTCAGCTTGCTCTTTTGGGTGATTCTAAGGTTGATAATGATAGTTTGTGTGTAGAACTTACTGGTTCTGTGGTTCATAGTGCTGGAAGAGTTGTGTATAAGAAACCCTTTAGGCTTCTTGAGGGGAAGCCCTCAAGTTTGGTTTCtttttctacttatttctcattTTCAATGTCACAAGATAGTGGAGATGATTTGTTGTTTTTTATGGTTCCTGTTGATTTTGCTGTGGATGAGTTTGATGGTGGCTCATTTGGGCTTTTGGGTCAGAGGAAATTGaggttcttgagtgttgaatTCGATACATCTAAGGATCGAAAGTATAGTGATTTGGATGATAATCATGTTGGTGTAAATGTTAGTAGCTTTGTTTCTGTTAAGGTGAGTAATGTATCTTCAATGAAGTTGGTGCTGAATAATGGTGAGAAATTGCAAGCTTGGATTGATTATGAAGCAAGTTCTAAGAAATTAGAGGTTCGATTGAATGCATTAGGCCGTGTAAGGCCTGTTGATCCATTGCTTTCGTACTCAATTGATGTATCGAAGATTTGGAAGGGGGATGAGGTGTTTGTGGGATTGAGTTCCTCAAATGAGAATTCATCGCAGAAATGCAATGTGTGTTCTTGGAGTTTTAAGGCGAGACAGGCACCACAATGGATGCACTCCGAGCCACTGGATCCTGAGAGCACTGTCGTGGAGAAGACTAAAGTTCCCACAGTTCATAAGAGAAGCGATTGTTTTCTAAAAGTTCTTGCAGCATTAATCGTTGGCACTGCCTGTGGTGCACTAGGAACTTtcttcgtgttgttcgtatggaCAATCTCTGGGACTAATAAGCGTACAGTTGTACCCGTCCTGCCAGAACAGTATGCCATGCATCCTGAAGAATTTGAGAACAAGAAGTTCAAGATAGTTATAGATGAGAGCAAGAAGTAG
- the LOC108198799 gene encoding uncharacterized protein LOC108198799: MGKQTRPRKPEKRGKGVVTPVQIAFLVDRYLADNNFANTRSSFRNEASDLVSRSPVNQAPSSLLSLGDILNEYISLKGQKVMLDQEKMCFEQEKFRVQTLLNGMQDVMNGYNSGLAAAAAAAVPAQALVANPGGLVPYVDPVVGSSAGLPVYHNSVVMSASRPRGTPANPRNLFTPMTNASSSKRRKSSKDVTDASVTAKRSRSQSAAENQQSCYPNTMRQLNNVSNSSLQDSVVNASSDIDIPSRSSVQGSSVAKRLFSHHKQSLPMNSSGPITPPRLTSSPPEKSGSSPDGTSDPFTNDVTPQQMMSNCTVIASETITVSPAKQMGYYSIERNCRISTSSPIKTNLKRCFSTRDNVKGRLDFDGPSGAMDLDKPVHCEVMPSETEKRADCFDFDLPNLDAFGEDFSFSELMSEFEINCEGINYTFQPDGTPSPDSVSGSQDTPDNNTINGCNQYPSELSSTITEIISGENMNTPGPDSVTTMKSITKSIQILSPVKNQRSSFPEK; encoded by the exons ATGGGGAAGCAAACGAGGCCGAGAAAGCCAGAGAAGAGAGGCAAGGGAGTTGTCACGCCGGTGCAAATCGCGTTTCTCGTCGATCGATATCTCGCGGATAATAATTTTGCTAACACTCGCTCTTCTTTTCGGAACGAGGCTTCTGATCTCGTCTCTCGCTCTCCCGTCAATCAG GCGCCGAGTAGTTTGTTAAGTTTGGGGGATATTTTAAATGAGTACATAAGTTTGAAGGGGCAAAAAGTAATGTtagatcaagaaaagatgtgTTTCGAACAAGAGAAATTCAGGGTTCAGACTTTGTTGAATGGAATGCAAGATGTTATGAATGGTTACAACTCTGGCTTAGCTGCTGCTGCCGCCGCTGCTGTTCCTGCTCAAGCATTGGTTGCGAATCCAGGGGGTTTAGTTCCGTATGTTGATCCTGTTGTTGGATCTTCTGCAG GTCTTCCTGTGTACCACAACTCTGTTGTAATGTCGGCATCCAGACCAAGAGGCACTCCTGCAAATCCCAGAAATTTATTTACACCTATGACAAATGCTTCTTCTTCAAAAAGGAGAAAGTCATCTAAAGATGTTACAGATGCCTCTGTCACTGCAAAGAGATCACGGAGTCAATCAGCTGCTGAAAATCAACAATCATGTT ATCCAAATACAATGAGACAACTAAACAATGTGTCAAATAGCAGTCTGCAAGATTCTGTGGTCAATGCATCATCAGATATTGATATACCTAGTAGATCATCAGTTCAAGGATCCAGTGTTGCCAAGCGTTTATTCAGTCACCATAAGCAGTCGCTTCCAATGAATTCATCTGGTCCCATCACACCTCCTAGACTAACTTCTTCTCCACCTGAAAAATCTGGTTCCTCGCCAGATGGTACAAGTGATCCTTTTACAAATGACGTTACCCCTCAACAAATGATGTCTAATTGCACTGTCATTGCTTCTGAGACAATTACAGTCAGTCCTGCCAAACAAATGGGCTACTACTCGATTGAGAGAAACTGTCGTATTTCTACCTCCTCACCAATAAAGACAAATTTGAAAAGATGTTTTAGCACAAGGGATAATGTAAAAGGGAGGCTTGACTTTGATGGTCCTAGTGGAGCCATGGATTTGGATAAACCAGTTCATTGTGAGGTTATGCCATCTGAAACTGAGAAGAGAGCTGattgttttgattttgatttgccTAACTTGGATGCTTTTGGTGAAGATTTTAGCTTCTCTGAACTCATGAGTGAATTTGAAATTAACTGTGAAGGAATAAATTACACTTTCCAGCCAGATGGGACTCCGTCCCCAGATTCAGTTTCAGG GTCACAAGACACCCCTGATAATAATACCATTAATGGCTGTAATCAATATCCATCTGAACTATCATCTACTATCACAGAAATTATTTCCGGGGAAAACATGAATACACCAG GACCAGATTCTGTGACAACTATGAAGTCCATAACAAAATCTATACAGATATTAAGTCCTG TGAAGAATCAAAGAAGCTCTTTCCCGGAGAAGTAA
- the LOC108197747 gene encoding uncharacterized protein LOC108197747, whose translation MTSSIKLQLVIFVAASFIFQATLGEVICEELPTNVCSFSISSSGKRCILENQENKHGNVEYECRTSEVVVERMAEHIETDACVNACGVDRTSVGISSDSLLEPQLTAKLCSAACYQNCPNIVDLYFNLAAGEGVFLPDLCEKQRTHPRRAMLELLSSGAAAGGPTSDHFEHEVAAAPAPSSY comes from the exons ATGACATCCTCGATCAAATTGCAATTGGTCATCTTCGTAGCTGCTTCGTTCATTTTTCAAGCTACTCTAG GTGAGGTTATATGCGAGGAATTGCCAACAAACGTGTGCTCCTTCTCAATTTCATCATCCGGAAAGAGATGCATTCTTGAAAACCAGGAGAACAAACATGGAAATGTAGAGTACGAATGCAGGACTTCAGAAGTTGTTGTGGAGAGAATGGCAGAACACATTGAGACAGATGCATGTGTCAATGCCTGCGGTGTCGATCGGACCTCTGTCGGAATTTCTTCCGATTCTTTGCTCGAGCCTCAACTCACCGCCAAGCTCTGCTCCGCCGCTTGTTATCAGAACTGCCCTAACATCGTCGACCTCTACTTCAACTTGGCTGCAGGGGAAG GAGTATTTTTGCCCGATCTTTGCGAGAAACAGAGGACCCATCCCCGTCGTGCCATGCTCGAGCTTTTGAGCTCAGGGGCTGCCGCCGGAGGACCGACTTCCGATCATTTCGAACATGAGGTTGCTGCTGCCCCGGCCCCTTCTTCATATTAG